A region of Ornithodoros turicata isolate Travis chromosome 5, ASM3712646v1, whole genome shotgun sequence DNA encodes the following proteins:
- the LOC135394782 gene encoding uncharacterized protein LOC135394782 isoform X3: MAEALRRGWADSRVYTVAVQVTTVRQVLVVQQDTGNCCEVWKSNWRRFLVVSLVAFVILIPMITVGSLYIYECPAHWIIPIFLVASGSSALLLLLFIWCFPGVTHPCFMALFSFILYLFLGTNIASGMTMFARHNVTTTDPCSPLYCNPIVYKSSKCFAGMGCSVTALVILFVLFKGLQK; encoded by the exons ATGGCGGAAGCATTACGAAGAG GGTGGGCGGATTCCAGAGTATACACCGTGGCCGTGCAGGTGACTACAGTAAGGCAGGTCCTTGTTGTGCAACAAGACACCGGAAACTGCTGTGAAGTGTGGAAGTCGAATT GGCGGCGTTTTCTAGTGGTATCATTAGTGGCTTTTGTGATCCTCATCCCCATGATCACTGTTG GATCCCTCTACATCTATGAATGTCCTGCACATTGGATTATTCCTATTTTCCTTGTTGCGTCAGGATCATCTGCTCTACTGCTGCTTCTATTCATCTGGTGCTTCCCAGGAGTGACCCATCCTTGCTTCATGGCCCTGTTCAGTTTTATCTTGTACTTGTTCTTGGGGACCAACATCGCAA GTGGCATGACAATGTTCGCACGACATAATGTGACCACTACGGATCCCTGTAGTCCACTTTACTGCAATCCGATAGTGTACAAGTCTTCGAAATGCTTCGCCGGCATGGGTTGTTCCGTAACAGCCCTCGTGATTTTGTTTGTGCTCTTCAAAGGACTACAAAAATAG
- the LOC135394782 gene encoding uncharacterized protein LOC135394782 isoform X2, with product MAEALRRGWADSRVYTVAVQVTTVRQVLVVQQDTGNCCEVWKSNWRRFLVVSLVAFVILIPMITVGSLYIYECPAHWIIPIFLVASGSSALLLLLFIWCFPGVTHPCFMALFSFILYLFLGTNIASPHSSDGASGSSIVNPYKCVVCPDSFVSTTEIIKHLRGHDEKPEDPRVLLEAELSDGRYQCKICAL from the exons ATGGCGGAAGCATTACGAAGAG GGTGGGCGGATTCCAGAGTATACACCGTGGCCGTGCAGGTGACTACAGTAAGGCAGGTCCTTGTTGTGCAACAAGACACCGGAAACTGCTGTGAAGTGTGGAAGTCGAATT GGCGGCGTTTTCTAGTGGTATCATTAGTGGCTTTTGTGATCCTCATCCCCATGATCACTGTTG GATCCCTCTACATCTATGAATGTCCTGCACATTGGATTATTCCTATTTTCCTTGTTGCGTCAGGATCATCTGCTCTACTGCTGCTTCTATTCATCTGGTGCTTCCCAGGAGTGACCCATCCTTGCTTCATGGCCCTGTTCAGTTTTATCTTGTACTTGTTCTTGGGGACCAACATCGCAA GTCCACACAGCTCTGATGGCGCATCTGGTAGCAGCATTGTGAACCCTTACAAATGTGTTGTCTGTCCTGATAGCTTCGTTTCCACAACAGAGATCATCAAGCACTTGCGTGGACATGATGAG AAGCCCGAGGATCCTCGTGTGTTATTGGAAGCCGAGCTTTCTGATGGGAGGTACCAGTGCAAGATCT GTGCCCTGTAA
- the LOC135394782 gene encoding uncharacterized protein LOC135394782 isoform X4 yields the protein MAEALRRGWADSRVYTVAVQVTTVRQVLVVQQDTGNCCEVWKSNWRRFLVVSLVAFVILIPMITVGSLYIYECPAHWIIPIFLVASGSSALLLLLFIWCFPGVTHPCFMALFSFILYLFLGTNIASTGLEALCLRCPSLRTPIFIESYSSYSSRASTN from the exons ATGGCGGAAGCATTACGAAGAG GGTGGGCGGATTCCAGAGTATACACCGTGGCCGTGCAGGTGACTACAGTAAGGCAGGTCCTTGTTGTGCAACAAGACACCGGAAACTGCTGTGAAGTGTGGAAGTCGAATT GGCGGCGTTTTCTAGTGGTATCATTAGTGGCTTTTGTGATCCTCATCCCCATGATCACTGTTG GATCCCTCTACATCTATGAATGTCCTGCACATTGGATTATTCCTATTTTCCTTGTTGCGTCAGGATCATCTGCTCTACTGCTGCTTCTATTCATCTGGTGCTTCCCAGGAGTGACCCATCCTTGCTTCATGGCCCTGTTCAGTTTTATCTTGTACTTGTTCTTGGGGACCAACATCGCAA GCACTggacttgaggctttgtgtcttcggtgtcccagcctcagaacaccaatttTCATCGAATCATATAGTTCATACTCTTCGAGAGCGTCTACGAACTGA
- the LOC135394782 gene encoding zinc finger protein 629-like isoform X1, with protein MAEALRRGWADSRVYTVAVQVTTVRQVLVVQQDTGNCCEVWKSNWRRFLVVSLVAFVILIPMITVGSLYIYECPAHWIIPIFLVASGSSALLLLLFIWCFPGVTHPCFMALFSFILYLFLGTNIASPHSSDGASGSSIVNPYKCVVCPDSFVSTTEIIKHLRGHDEKPEDPRVLLEAELSDGRYQCKICKHISKTKHDFAVHFNSHTKARKFQCPRCPVMLKSSVTFFEHLEQHRQNRGGHSCTVCGKQFVSEKRAKAHKRLAHSGRSRERCEVCFKSISAAFIRNHYYTHTREREYQCTVCQKAYPGRTNAVTHVKRVHCDLGTPGCFVRMVRKL; from the exons ATGGCGGAAGCATTACGAAGAG GGTGGGCGGATTCCAGAGTATACACCGTGGCCGTGCAGGTGACTACAGTAAGGCAGGTCCTTGTTGTGCAACAAGACACCGGAAACTGCTGTGAAGTGTGGAAGTCGAATT GGCGGCGTTTTCTAGTGGTATCATTAGTGGCTTTTGTGATCCTCATCCCCATGATCACTGTTG GATCCCTCTACATCTATGAATGTCCTGCACATTGGATTATTCCTATTTTCCTTGTTGCGTCAGGATCATCTGCTCTACTGCTGCTTCTATTCATCTGGTGCTTCCCAGGAGTGACCCATCCTTGCTTCATGGCCCTGTTCAGTTTTATCTTGTACTTGTTCTTGGGGACCAACATCGCAA GTCCACACAGCTCTGATGGCGCATCTGGTAGCAGCATTGTGAACCCTTACAAATGTGTTGTCTGTCCTGATAGCTTCGTTTCCACAACAGAGATCATCAAGCACTTGCGTGGACATGATGAG AAGCCCGAGGATCCTCGTGTGTTATTGGAAGCCGAGCTTTCTGATGGGAGGTACCAGTGCAAGATCTGTAAGCACATAAGCAAAACGAAACACGATTTTGCTGTCCATTTCAACTCCCACACCAAAGCAAGAAAATTTCAATGCCCCAGGTGCCCTGTAATGCTAAAGTCTTCAGTTACTTTCTTTGAACACTTGGAGCAGCACCGACAAAACCGTGGGGGACATAGCTGCACTGTTTGCGGTAAGCAGTTTGTTTCAGAAAAGAGGGCTAAAGCTCACAAAAGGCTGGCACATTCTGGAAGAAGTCGTGAACGTTGTGAGGTCTGTTTCAAGAGTATCTCGGCTGCCTTTATACGCAACCATTACTACACGCACACCAGAGAACGAGAGTACCAATGTACAGTGTGCCAGAAAGCATATCCTGGCAGGACCAATGCAGTCACACATGTGAAGAGGGTGCATTGTGACCTGGGAACACCCGGGTGCTTTGTACGTATGGTGAGGAAGCTGTGA